One part of the Actinomyces howellii genome encodes these proteins:
- a CDS encoding GtrA family protein yields MSVSTRPGTGSFPTRRRILGEGMTRHSRPLASGPSPRRTARRMTGAIRAVEIPAPPVELVVLVPAYRPDMRLARLVADLGRRLPGCQVLVVDDGSGAAFEEVFAAARAAGSWPQADVVCADADGQHTPADIAAVAARVRSTGRMTLGVRMFTGQVPLRSRIGNDVTALLFRGATGWRLRDTQTGLRGYPAGCLDWLLTVPGNRYEYELSTLLRAHELGLGVEEVEIETIYELGNTSSHFRPLVDSARIYAPLLRFVGASLASFAIDWLAVMVLFALTGNLLASVVGARLTSGTCNFFLNRRVFHAAPGTVGRTALRYVTLALTLLAASYVALWTLTGLGVPLGVAKIIGDGSIYVASYLAQRRVVFR; encoded by the coding sequence ATGTCCGTCTCGACCCGACCCGGTACCGGTTCCTTCCCGACGCGTCGCCGCATCCTGGGCGAGGGCATGACGCGCCACAGCCGACCGCTGGCCTCCGGCCCCTCCCCGCGGCGCACCGCGCGCCGCATGACCGGGGCGATCCGGGCGGTCGAGATCCCCGCGCCACCGGTCGAGCTCGTCGTGCTCGTACCCGCCTACCGGCCGGACATGCGCCTGGCCCGGCTCGTGGCCGACCTCGGGCGCCGCCTGCCCGGCTGCCAGGTCCTCGTCGTCGACGACGGCTCAGGGGCGGCCTTCGAGGAGGTCTTCGCCGCCGCCCGCGCCGCCGGGTCCTGGCCCCAGGCCGACGTCGTGTGCGCCGACGCCGACGGCCAGCACACGCCGGCTGACATCGCGGCCGTCGCCGCCCGGGTCCGGTCCACCGGACGCATGACGCTGGGGGTGCGCATGTTCACCGGACAGGTGCCCCTGCGCAGCCGGATCGGAAACGACGTGACCGCGCTGCTGTTCCGCGGCGCCACGGGTTGGAGGCTGCGCGACACCCAGACCGGTCTGCGCGGCTACCCGGCCGGATGCCTCGACTGGCTCCTCACGGTTCCGGGCAACCGCTACGAGTACGAGCTGAGCACGCTTCTGCGCGCCCACGAGCTCGGCCTGGGCGTCGAGGAGGTCGAGATCGAGACGATCTACGAGCTCGGCAACACCTCCTCGCACTTCCGCCCCCTGGTCGACTCGGCGCGCATCTACGCTCCGCTGCTGCGCTTCGTCGGGGCGAGCCTGGCGAGCTTCGCGATCGACTGGCTGGCGGTCATGGTGCTCTTCGCGCTCACCGGCAACCTCCTGGCCAGCGTCGTGGGAGCGCGCCTGACCAGCGGCACGTGCAACTTCTTCCTCAACCGACGGGTCTTCCACGCCGCCCCGGGGACCGTGGGCCGCACGGCCCTGCGCTACGTCACCCTGGCCCTCACGCTGCTGGCCGCCAGCTACGTCGCGCTGTGGACGCTCACGGGCCTGGGGGTCCCGCTGGGCGTCGCCAAGATCATCGGCGACGGGTCGATCTACGTGGCCAGCTACCTCGCCCAGCGGCGGGTCGTCTTCCGCTAG
- a CDS encoding pseudouridine-5'-phosphate glycosidase: MVTQPIRVSDEVLSALEDGRPVVALESTIFTHGLPRPRNLEVALEGEAIARENGAVPATIGVFHGQAVVGLSPDEIEELAGSDGLLKASIRELAYARVHGLSAGTTIAATAYLANRVGIDVFATGGLGGVHHGASTTFDESADLVALAKTSFILVSSGAKAILDIGATLERFETLSVPVVGYRTNSYPGFYVADSGYTVNQRVDTPEQAAELLVTQRALGIEAGINLANPVPVDEQLDTEGFDAILERAWADAERDGISGQATTPYLLDYIRVATEGRSLDANVALYRNNVRLASAVAGALAARSASGEAR, encoded by the coding sequence ATGGTCACCCAGCCCATCCGCGTCAGCGACGAGGTCCTCTCCGCGCTGGAGGATGGCCGCCCGGTCGTGGCCCTGGAATCGACGATCTTCACCCACGGCCTGCCCCGCCCCCGCAACCTCGAGGTCGCCCTTGAGGGGGAGGCCATCGCCCGCGAGAACGGCGCCGTGCCCGCCACGATCGGCGTCTTCCACGGTCAGGCGGTCGTCGGCCTGAGCCCGGATGAGATCGAGGAGCTCGCCGGCTCCGACGGGCTGCTCAAGGCGTCGATCCGCGAGCTGGCCTACGCCCGCGTGCACGGCCTGAGCGCCGGGACGACGATCGCCGCCACCGCCTACCTCGCCAACCGGGTGGGCATCGACGTCTTCGCCACCGGCGGCCTGGGCGGCGTCCACCACGGCGCCTCGACCACCTTCGACGAGTCCGCCGACCTCGTGGCCCTGGCCAAGACCTCCTTCATCCTCGTGTCCTCGGGCGCCAAGGCGATCCTCGACATCGGGGCGACCCTCGAGCGCTTCGAGACCCTGAGCGTGCCGGTCGTGGGCTACCGGACGAACAGCTACCCCGGCTTCTACGTGGCCGACTCGGGCTACACCGTCAACCAGCGCGTCGACACCCCCGAGCAGGCCGCCGAGCTCCTGGTCACCCAGCGCGCCCTGGGGATCGAGGCGGGCATCAACCTGGCCAACCCGGTCCCCGTCGACGAGCAGCTCGACACCGAGGGCTTCGACGCCATCCTGGAGCGCGCGTGGGCCGACGCCGAGCGCGACGGCATCTCGGGCCAGGCCACGACCCCCTACCTCCTCGACTACATCCGCGTGGCCACCGAGGGGCGCAGCCTCGACGCCAACGTCGCCCTGTACCGCAACAACGTGCGCCTCGCCTCGGCCGTCGCCGGCGCCCTGGCGGCCCGGTCCGCCTCCGGGGAAGCGCGGTGA
- a CDS encoding CPBP family intramembrane glutamic endopeptidase — protein MTAYVVLFVLGVLGWRTELVDRFRQVVARKRRALATLGLGFLLIIVVETAGGLAAQWLSEVVPGGRAGLVNDSNVMAVVDRYPPWVIVAVLAVAGPIVEELFFRQLLLTGVARFSRPWVGLLVSSVLFGTLHMSSLHASEWIGVIPHACFGLALGVVFLRTRRNLVFPATLHVLNNLSAVLPMI, from the coding sequence ATGACGGCCTACGTCGTGCTCTTCGTCCTGGGCGTGCTCGGCTGGCGCACCGAGCTGGTGGACCGCTTCCGGCAGGTCGTGGCCCGCAAGCGCCGGGCCCTGGCGACGCTGGGTCTCGGTTTCCTTCTGATCATCGTGGTCGAGACCGCTGGCGGTCTGGCCGCGCAGTGGCTGTCGGAGGTCGTGCCGGGTGGGCGAGCCGGACTGGTCAACGACTCCAACGTCATGGCGGTCGTCGACCGCTACCCGCCCTGGGTGATCGTGGCCGTGCTCGCGGTCGCGGGGCCGATCGTCGAGGAGCTGTTCTTCCGTCAGCTCCTGCTCACGGGCGTCGCGCGGTTCTCCCGCCCCTGGGTGGGCCTCCTCGTCTCAAGCGTCTTGTTCGGCACGCTGCACATGAGCTCCCTCCATGCCTCGGAGTGGATCGGCGTGATCCCTCACGCCTGCTTCGGGCTGGCCCTCGGTGTCGTCTTCCTGCGCACGCGCCGCAACCTCGTCTTCCCCGCGACACTTCACGTCCTCAACAACCTGAGCGCCGTCCTCCCGATGATCTGA
- a CDS encoding phosphodiester glycosidase family protein, which yields MTSKHEAAPDATERPAKKKHTRRNILLGGAAVLGLTATGTSAWALNRFVIDHTEISDVAAYEAANSSVQSTAQATAAAATDIEVTDTSYSSSNTTITIEQVSTGSGSDTITYFTADITVSDATTVRSAFANNEYGTNITAKPSEIASEHDAVFAINGDYYGFRTDGILIRNGVIYRDSGVRDGIVFYTDGRVEVYDETTTDAQTLLDAGAWNTCSFGPALLQGGEILSGIDDVEVDTNVGNHSIQGEQPRTAVGVIDTNHYMFVVVDGREEGYSRGVTMTELAQIMKDLGCQAAYNLDGGGSSAMYFNGSIINQPSNGGERDTSDILYIANGA from the coding sequence ATGACCAGCAAGCACGAGGCCGCTCCTGACGCGACCGAGCGACCCGCCAAGAAGAAGCACACCCGCCGCAACATCCTCCTGGGAGGCGCGGCCGTCCTGGGCCTGACCGCCACCGGCACGAGCGCGTGGGCGCTCAACCGATTCGTCATCGACCACACGGAGATCTCCGACGTGGCCGCCTACGAGGCCGCGAACTCCTCGGTGCAGTCCACCGCCCAGGCCACCGCGGCGGCGGCCACCGACATCGAGGTCACCGACACCTCCTACTCCTCGTCGAACACGACGATCACGATCGAGCAGGTCTCCACCGGGTCGGGCTCGGACACGATCACCTACTTCACCGCCGACATCACCGTGAGCGACGCGACGACGGTCCGCTCGGCCTTCGCCAACAACGAGTACGGCACGAACATCACCGCCAAGCCCTCCGAGATCGCCTCCGAGCACGACGCCGTCTTCGCCATCAACGGCGACTACTACGGCTTCCGCACCGACGGCATCCTCATCCGCAACGGCGTCATCTACCGCGACTCCGGGGTTCGCGACGGCATCGTCTTCTACACCGACGGCCGCGTCGAGGTCTACGACGAGACGACCACCGACGCCCAGACCCTCCTGGACGCCGGCGCCTGGAACACCTGCTCCTTCGGCCCGGCCCTCCTTCAGGGAGGCGAGATCCTCTCGGGCATCGACGACGTCGAGGTTGACACCAACGTCGGCAACCACTCCATCCAGGGCGAGCAGCCCCGCACCGCGGTGGGCGTCATCGACACCAACCACTACATGTTCGTCGTCGTCGACGGCCGCGAGGAGGGGTACTCCCGCGGGGTCACGATGACCGAGCTCGCTCAGATCATGAAGGACCTGGGCTGCCAGGCTGCCTACAACCTCGACGGCGGCGGCTCCTCGGCCATGTACTTCAACGGCTCGATCATCAACCAGCCTTCCAACGGCGGCGAGCGCGACACCTCCGACATCCTCTACATCGCCAACGGAGCCTGA
- a CDS encoding sensor histidine kinase, whose product MPAAARSRARARARWTATVLGLAILLLVGISPGPVPAAWVHVPAWVLLVVLVSALIWLRRRDRIAYEAALTEQAARAAVAEDRLAIARDLHDLVSGGLGAITVRAAVAQRLDSDEAGLRTALAEVEETSRAATAELRSMLAVLRGQDPAPEPVLGAPPLAEAVASAAAGARDLGLEVRTRVDPGAADAAAGALALAVVREGLANVARHAGPVGVDVVVQADGEALQVEVLDDGPAPGWVPQPGTGTGLAALDERLRAAGARLRAGPCGEGGGLEGLAGAPGAGADGARARGYRLSARIPLESGAAR is encoded by the coding sequence GTGCCCGCTGCTGCCCGCTCCCGCGCCCGCGCCCGCGCCCGTTGGACGGCGACGGTCCTCGGCCTGGCCATCCTCCTCCTGGTCGGGATCTCACCGGGGCCGGTGCCGGCTGCGTGGGTCCACGTGCCGGCGTGGGTACTCCTCGTCGTCCTCGTGTCGGCCCTCATCTGGTTGCGTCGACGCGACCGGATCGCCTACGAGGCGGCCCTGACCGAGCAGGCTGCCCGTGCGGCGGTGGCCGAGGACCGCCTGGCGATCGCCCGCGACCTGCACGACCTCGTCTCCGGCGGCCTCGGGGCGATCACCGTCCGCGCCGCCGTCGCCCAGCGCCTGGACAGTGACGAGGCCGGCCTGCGCACCGCCCTGGCCGAGGTCGAGGAGACCTCCCGCGCCGCCACCGCGGAGCTGCGCTCGATGCTCGCGGTTCTGCGAGGCCAGGACCCTGCGCCCGAGCCTGTGCTTGGTGCGCCGCCGCTGGCCGAGGCCGTGGCCAGTGCCGCGGCCGGCGCCCGCGACCTGGGCCTCGAGGTCCGCACGAGGGTCGATCCCGGTGCCGCGGACGCCGCCGCCGGCGCGCTCGCCCTCGCGGTGGTCCGTGAGGGGCTGGCCAACGTCGCCCGCCACGCCGGGCCGGTGGGGGTCGACGTCGTCGTGCAGGCCGACGGCGAGGCGCTGCAGGTCGAGGTGCTCGACGACGGTCCCGCCCCCGGCTGGGTCCCTCAACCCGGGACGGGGACCGGGCTGGCGGCGCTGGACGAGCGGCTCCGGGCCGCGGGGGCCCGACTGCGCGCAGGCCCGTGCGGGGAGGGCGGCGGCCTCGAGGGCCTCGCGGGGGCTCCGGGGGCCGGGGCTGACGGCGCCCGCGCCCGGGGCTACCGGCTGAGCGCACGGATCCCCCTGGAGTCGGGGGCTGCGCGATGA
- a CDS encoding ABC transporter has product MNNDPIVAGEAPTPTRRTRARSIRTRARSSRGAPALASRRPAVLRALHAEALKLAGTPGAWGGAALAVTLPVALELLNTRGMAAQLAADPDSYLYELLPDMGFMDAIFGVVGVVVIGAVSVAGEYTPTAQSLGSARRVSTALLVEPRRGVTMTAKVLVVLGATAVLAALACTLTFTVTARALGEWSPSFWPVPWGRVAGLSAWWALNALGAMALASLTRGALVPLAWGLTTSSLVSPGLLLSRVTDLAAYLPDSAAFGLTMTDYDAPMLSTGRTWAVLAAWGLVALVLVAVPWTRRDA; this is encoded by the coding sequence ATGAACAACGACCCCATCGTCGCCGGTGAGGCGCCCACGCCCACCCGCCGCACGCGGGCCCGCTCGATCCGCACGCGGGCCCGCTCCAGCCGCGGCGCTCCCGCCCTGGCCTCCCGGCGTCCCGCCGTCCTCCGGGCGCTGCACGCCGAGGCGCTCAAGCTCGCCGGGACCCCCGGTGCCTGGGGCGGGGCGGCCCTGGCCGTGACCCTGCCCGTGGCCCTCGAGCTGTTGAACACCCGGGGCATGGCCGCCCAGCTGGCCGCCGACCCCGACTCCTACCTGTACGAGCTGCTCCCCGACATGGGGTTCATGGACGCGATCTTCGGGGTCGTGGGCGTCGTGGTCATCGGCGCGGTCAGCGTGGCCGGGGAGTACACCCCCACCGCCCAGAGCCTCGGATCGGCCCGGCGTGTGAGCACGGCCCTGCTCGTCGAGCCCCGACGAGGGGTGACGATGACCGCCAAGGTGCTCGTCGTCCTGGGGGCGACGGCGGTGCTGGCCGCGCTGGCCTGCACGCTCACCTTCACGGTGACTGCCAGGGCCCTGGGCGAGTGGTCGCCGTCGTTCTGGCCCGTGCCCTGGGGGCGCGTGGCTGGGCTCTCCGCGTGGTGGGCGCTCAACGCTCTGGGGGCCATGGCCCTGGCCTCGCTGACCCGTGGCGCGCTCGTGCCCCTGGCGTGGGGGCTGACGACCAGCTCCCTGGTCTCCCCCGGGCTCCTGCTGTCCAGGGTCACCGACCTGGCCGCCTACCTGCCTGACTCCGCGGCCTTCGGGCTGACCATGACCGACTACGACGCCCCCATGCTGTCGACCGGCAGGACGTGGGCGGTGCTGGCCGCCTGGGGCCTGGTTGCACTCGTCCTCGTGGCGGTCCCGTGGACGAGGAGGGACGCATGA
- a CDS encoding carbohydrate kinase family protein has protein sequence MLAVIGDIVQDVVVWQLEEVRPATDTRSQIHIRRGGSAANVAAFAGPRTPTRFIGCVGDDLAGLVLTRDLEGRGVEVRNQVRGTTGTIVVLIDLQGERTMFPSRGASGMLEPLDPDLLADVDLLHLTAYSLLTDSAHRAVLDAARRVHAHGGRVSLDVSSVGLVEELGAEVVTAAVEDLGPEIISANRDEALVLGLADGDEPGPLLARLPGTTLLARNGAQATRVFAGGRLAATVPVEPVEAVADLTGAGDAFNAGFLASLQGGGGDLVAHVEAGHALARRVLTVPGATEPED, from the coding sequence ATGCTGGCCGTCATCGGGGACATCGTCCAGGACGTCGTCGTCTGGCAGCTCGAGGAGGTCAGGCCGGCCACCGACACCCGCTCGCAGATCCACATCCGGCGCGGGGGCTCGGCGGCCAACGTCGCCGCGTTCGCCGGCCCGCGCACCCCGACGCGCTTCATCGGCTGCGTCGGGGACGACCTGGCCGGGCTCGTCCTGACCCGGGACCTGGAGGGCCGCGGCGTCGAGGTGCGCAACCAGGTCCGCGGGACCACCGGGACCATCGTCGTGCTCATCGACCTGCAGGGGGAGCGCACGATGTTCCCCTCCCGCGGAGCCTCCGGCATGCTCGAGCCGCTCGACCCCGACCTGCTGGCCGACGTCGACCTGCTGCACCTGACGGCCTACTCCCTGCTGACCGACTCGGCCCACCGCGCGGTGCTCGACGCCGCCCGGCGGGTGCACGCCCACGGCGGGAGGGTGAGCCTCGACGTCTCCAGCGTGGGCCTTGTCGAGGAGCTGGGGGCTGAGGTCGTGACCGCCGCGGTCGAGGACCTCGGCCCGGAGATCATCTCCGCCAACCGGGACGAGGCGCTCGTCCTGGGCCTGGCCGACGGCGACGAGCCCGGTCCGCTGCTCGCCCGGCTGCCCGGAACCACCCTCCTGGCCCGCAACGGGGCCCAGGCCACCCGGGTCTTTGCCGGCGGGCGCCTGGCCGCCACGGTGCCCGTCGAGCCGGTCGAGGCCGTCGCTGACCTCACTGGGGCGGGGGACGCCTTCAACGCGGGCTTCCTCGCCTCCCTGCAGGGCGGGGGCGGTGACCTCGTCGCGCACGTCGAGGCGGGTCACGCCCTGGCCCGCAGGGTGCTGACCGTCCCGGGCGCCACCGAGCCCGAGGACTGA
- a CDS encoding response regulator has protein sequence MSGPVRVIVAEDQALLRASLAALLDAEPDLEVVGQAADGAEAVRLAMRLRPDVVLSDIRMPVTDGIEATRLIRAALPDTRVLVLTMFEVDEYVLGALRAGAAGFLLKDADPQAVVDAVRTVHAGQSLLSPQVLARIISPVPQGRHGGGIEGLTPRQTDVLRLIARGRSNAEIEVELGITRATCRTHITALLARLGARDRAQLVIAAYEAGLV, from the coding sequence ATGAGCGGGCCGGTGCGGGTGATCGTGGCCGAGGACCAGGCGCTGCTGCGCGCCTCCCTGGCGGCTCTGCTCGACGCCGAGCCCGACCTGGAGGTCGTCGGCCAGGCAGCCGACGGCGCCGAGGCCGTGAGGCTGGCCATGCGGCTTCGCCCCGACGTCGTCCTGTCCGACATCCGCATGCCGGTGACCGACGGCATCGAGGCGACCAGGCTCATCCGCGCCGCCCTGCCGGACACGCGCGTGCTCGTGCTCACCATGTTCGAGGTCGACGAGTACGTGCTGGGAGCCCTGCGCGCCGGGGCCGCAGGCTTCCTGCTCAAGGACGCCGATCCCCAGGCTGTCGTCGACGCGGTGCGCACCGTGCACGCCGGCCAGTCGCTGCTCAGCCCTCAGGTGCTCGCCCGGATCATCAGCCCGGTGCCCCAGGGGCGCCATGGCGGTGGGATCGAGGGGCTCACCCCGCGCCAGACCGATGTGCTGCGGCTGATCGCCAGGGGGCGATCCAACGCCGAGATCGAGGTCGAGCTGGGGATCACCCGAGCGACCTGCCGCACCCACATCACCGCGCTGCTCGCACGGCTGGGGGCGCGCGACCGCGCCCAGCTCGTCATCGCCGCCTATGAGGCTGGGCTGGTCTGA
- a CDS encoding GNAT family N-acetyltransferase, translating into MEARLRPACPQDVDALVGLRALMFADMDGTSTEHLREATAAWVEAALASAEHRIVVVEVDGDVVSCAMARLEHGAPAPSCPSGTSAVIFTVVTRRHARGRGYARRCLEALLEWAADRADRADLQASDQGASLYASLGFAPAAYRSMRRPLDG; encoded by the coding sequence ATGGAGGCTCGACTCAGACCCGCGTGCCCGCAGGACGTCGACGCCCTTGTCGGGCTGCGAGCGCTCATGTTCGCCGACATGGACGGCACGAGCACCGAGCACCTCCGTGAGGCGACCGCGGCCTGGGTCGAGGCGGCGCTGGCCAGTGCGGAGCATCGGATCGTCGTCGTCGAGGTCGACGGCGACGTGGTGTCCTGCGCGATGGCCCGCCTGGAGCACGGCGCTCCAGCACCGTCGTGCCCGAGTGGGACCAGCGCCGTCATCTTCACCGTCGTCACGCGGCGCCACGCCCGTGGTCGCGGTTACGCCCGGCGTTGCCTGGAGGCGCTGCTCGAGTGGGCCGCCGACCGCGCCGACCGCGCCGACCTCCAGGCCTCGGACCAGGGAGCGTCCCTCTACGCCTCCCTGGGATTCGCCCCAGCGGCCTACCGCTCGATGCGCAGGCCCCTCGATGGTTGA
- a CDS encoding transposase family protein produces MLSYRATLDVPSATARTVSAWLAAHRRWHDIRPHQRAATPWVQAVMVLRWLNEATSMRTLARDAGISIATAYRYLHEALQVISSQAPDLIEVITQLRHKGEPFVCLDGTLIRTDRVAARTERGNHSWYSGKHKAFGGNVQVITDHTGFPVWVSPVEPGSTHDLTAARAHALPALYKAASQGMPTLADKGYIGAGIGVLTPVKGARPCPDDATYNHLHASLRSPAERANAMLKHFKALQHVTLDPHTITHITATALVIISLNKQPR; encoded by the coding sequence ATGCTGTCCTATCGTGCCACCCTTGACGTGCCATCCGCTACCGCCCGAACCGTGTCGGCCTGGCTGGCGGCTCACCGCCGCTGGCACGACATTCGGCCTCATCAGAGGGCGGCGACGCCCTGGGTGCAGGCTGTGATGGTGCTGCGCTGGCTCAACGAGGCCACCAGCATGCGCACCCTGGCCCGAGACGCCGGCATCTCGATCGCCACCGCCTACAGGTACCTGCATGAGGCCCTCCAGGTCATCTCCTCCCAGGCCCCTGACCTGATCGAGGTCATCACCCAGCTGCGCCACAAGGGTGAGCCTTTCGTGTGCCTGGATGGCACCCTGATCCGCACCGACAGGGTCGCAGCCCGCACCGAACGGGGCAACCACTCGTGGTACTCGGGCAAGCACAAGGCCTTCGGGGGCAACGTCCAGGTCATCACCGACCACACCGGATTCCCGGTGTGGGTCTCGCCGGTCGAGCCGGGCTCGACCCACGACCTGACCGCTGCGCGCGCCCACGCGCTGCCCGCCCTGTACAAGGCCGCCTCCCAGGGCATGCCCACCCTGGCCGACAAGGGCTACATCGGCGCCGGCATCGGCGTGCTCACACCCGTCAAGGGCGCCAGACCCTGCCCCGACGACGCCACCTACAACCATCTGCACGCCAGTCTGCGCTCGCCTGCCGAGAGGGCCAATGCCATGCTCAAGCACTTCAAGGCCCTCCAACACGTCACCCTCGACCCGCACACCATCACCCACATCACCGCCACAGCCCTCGTCATCATCAGCCTCAACAAACAACCCCGGTGA